CTGCTAAGTTGAGCTGATTCAATCGTATTATCTTTTAATTTGGCTAATTTATTTAGATGGTAATGTTTGAGATTGCTCTTATGATAATCATGAATAAAAAAGCCATCTTTATCTGTGATATATACTGTTTGTTGTTTGGCATTTAAAATAGAAATTATAGATGCACTGGTTTTTAACTGTTTCTTTTTCAGTCTTTTCTTTATTAGTGAATATTGATAGATCTGCCCATGGTTGGCTCCAAATGAGATGATACTGTCTTGTTCAGTTACTGAGTAAAAACTTGCTCTTTTTTGTAGATGAGTGCTTCCTTCAACGACGTTTACTAACTGAGAGTTGAATAAATAATAGAGTCCATTATCTGTCAGTATCCATTCTTGAGATATTGAGTCCATAAATATGGAATGAATGTTACCTGAAAGTATGTTGTTCTCTTTTGATGAATAGGGTTGAAGAGTTAATTTAAGATCTTTGGGATCTGTTTGGATACGTATTGCGCTACCATCTTTTCTTAATAGCCAGACTATGCCATTAGGAAATACTTGAATAGATTGGAATTTATTGAATGGTTCTTTTTGTATTGGTTCAAATATCTCTTTACCGGGATTAAAACGATAGACTGTTGAATCATAGCATAATACCCATATACATCCATATATATCTTCTTTAATCTGTAGCAAGCGATCGTTGGTGAGCCCTTCCTTATCTTCTGTATTCGATTTATAATTTTTAAAATGATATCCGTCAAACCGATAAAGACCGTTCCATGTGGCAAACCATAACAGTCCCTTATGATCTTGAATAATGTCATTTACTAAACCGTCTTCTACTCCATTTTGTGAGGAGAAGTAAGTTACGGAATATTTATGAGGAGGGATACTTTCTTCTTTGGCGGATAGAGAAAGGGGGAATAAGCATATAACAGCTACATAGAGGGTCAGTGGAAGGTTATAGAATCGGTTTTTCATATCTAAGGTGTTAACAATGGTGTTTTATTTCGTTTGCTAAAATAGAGTAAAAGAGGTATGATTCAAAATTCATTTTGCCTAAATAATACTCCAAAATCTTGTTTTCATGGTTTTTTGATAGATTTTCCATTAAACCTGTCAGATTTTCCATCGCTACAAAAGCTATTCAGACTAAATTTGGCATTGGTATAGCTAACCATAACTTTAATACAAGAAGAACATGAAAAGAAAAGGTAAATTAAAGGTGTCCTTACCTAAGAATAAGGAGTGTTTTCCCAAAAGGGCTTGGTTCATTTATGGACTTTCTCTTGGACTAATTTCTTTGCCACTATCTGCTGTGGCTGAAGATGCAGTTCCTAATTATTCTATAGAACAATCTATTCATCAAAACCGAAAAATTACCGGGACTGTTGTCGATGAGAATGCTGAACCGTTAATTGGAGTTTCCATATTGGTAAAAGGAACCAGCAGTGGAGTTATAACTGACTTTGATGGTAACTTCAGTTTAGATGTGCCAACGGATGCAACATTGGTTATCTCTTATGTAGGCTATAAAAAGCAAGAGATAAAGGTTGGTAATCAACAAAAGTTATCTATAATCATGTTATCTGATAATAAATTATTGGATGAAGTTGTGGTAGTAGGTTATGGCGTTGTGAAAAAATCGGATTTAACAGGCTCTGTTGGTAGTGTAAAGGCTGAAAATATATCAGCAAAAGGTTCTACTTCGTTGATGGAGAGTTTGCAAGGGCAGGTTGCGGGTGTAAATATCTCTCAATCTTCTAGTCGTGCCGGAGATGGTTTTAATATTCAGATTCGAGGAAAAAGTTCTTTAAATGGTGGTGAACCCTTGTATGTCATTGATGGGGTGGTTTGTGATAACATGAACTTCCTGAACCCGATGGACATCGAGAAAGTAGACATTTTAAAAGATGCCTCTTCTACTGCTATCTATGGTTCCAGAGCTACTAATGGGGTTGTGATGATCACCACTAAGAAAGGAGATACTAATGCTTCAAAGGTGTCTGTAAGTTATGATGGATATTATGGGGTGAAGACTACTGCTAATATGCCTGATTTTATGAGTGGGGATGAGTTCCTGAATTATCGTTTTTCTCGCTATTTAGTATCTTCAATGAATACTTCTACTGGATTGACAACTTGGGAGATGACGCCTGCTAATTTCTTGAATTTTTGGGGAGGAAATAGTCCGGTTGTTAAAGAGATCTATGCTAATAAGAATTATACAGACTGGACTGATATAGTAACTCGTGATGGTTCTCAACAAAATCATTTTCTCAATATTGCAGGTAATGCAAAGAATATAGCTTATCGTATAGGTTTAGGTTATCAAAAAGAAGAAGGTATTCTTTATGATGGTTACGAACGTTGGAATTTGAAAGCTGCTATTGATAATAAAATCTCTGATAAGTTCTCAGTAGGTTTTTCTACTAATATGTCTACCTCTCTGAAAAAAAGTGGAAGTGGTAATTCTATTTTAGAGGGTTTTCGTATGACTCCTACTATGCCTTGCTATTATTGGGAAGGAGAGAAGATTGGTCAACCTATAGTGCAACCTGGCAAAGATGCAGCTATCTATCCTAATGGTGGTGGTCCAACTTCTTCTATTAATCCTGTGGTAGACCGTGAAAATTCAAGAGATGATACTCGGGCTTATGATGCTATGGCCAATCTTTACTTCCAATATAGTCCTAATAAGGAACTAACATTAAAGACGACTTTCTCTCCGATGTTTTCTAAATCACATCGTGGTATTTTTTATAATAGTTTGACACAAGCTCGTTCGGGTAAAACCAATATGGCTGAGAATCATAATGATCAGGTCTTTTCGTATACATGGGATACTCAAGCTAATTATTCTAAAACTTTCGGTGATCATACTCTTAATGCGTTGGCTCTATTTAGTGTTTATCAGCAAAAATCAGAAGGAGATTATATGAATGTTGTAGACATGCCTTTTGACGTAGATTGGTATAACCTTGCTTCCGGAACAGTGCAAAGTCAGTATAGCTATTATAATAAGCTATCTATGCTTTCGTATGTGGCACGCATTAACTATGGCTACAAAGGAAGATATATGGCAACGATCTCTTCACGTTGGGATGGCAGTTCTAAGTTTCAGAAGGATAATCGTTGGGGAATGTTTCCATCGGCAGCATTGGCTTGGCGTATTTCTGAGGAAGAATTTATGGCATCGGCTAATAAATGGCTAAGTAATTTGAAGTTGCGTACAAGCTTTGGTATCACAGGAAATAATTCAGGTGTGGGACCATATGATACTCAGGCATTAGCTAATATCAAGTATTATTATAACATGGGTTCATCGGTAGCCAATGGTTATGGTTACACGATGACTAATTCTGATCTGACGTGGGAAAAGACTACTGAACTAAACCTGGGACTTGACTTTGGCTTTTTTAATAACCGCATAAGTGGCTCTATTGATGTATATAATAAAGACTCCAAAGATTTGCTTATGAATATGGAGACTCCGTTTGAATTAGGTTCATATAGCGGTGCTATAGTCAATAATGTAGGAAAAGTAAATAACAAAGGTCTTGAAGTTCAGTTAAGTACCATTAATGTACGTAATAAAAACTGGAACTGGGAGACTACTTTCTCTTTTGCTCGTAATATAAATACGATTAAAGAGCTGAATGATGCGGAAGAGGATCTTGTGGGTAATAAATGGTTCATTGGTCATTCTATTGACGTTGTTTATGGATATAAATATCTGGGAGTTTGTACGCGAGAAGAAGCGGAAACTTATGCTGCGGATCCTAAAATGAAAACAAAGTTCTATGAAGGGGAAATGAAAATATTAGATAGAGACGGAAATGGAACGATCGATGCCAATGATAAAATGATTCTGGGTCATAATGCTCCGAGCTGGACCGGCAGTTTTGCCTCTAATCTTTCTTATAAAAATTTAGATTTTTCGGTAGCTGTATATACGAGTCAGGGTGGTAGGGTCTACTCTCCGTTTATGGGCGAGTTTATTGATTATAGCCAACGAGGGATGAGGCGTTTGAATTTAGATTTCTATATCCCCGAAGGAGCACCTATCTTGGGTGCGGATGGTTCTGTTGACAATCAAGATGCTACTCACTATGGTAAATATCCTTTCCCGACTAATGGTGGGAATGGTAAAGGTGGAGGTGCCTATTGGACTAGTGGAGGTAGTGAGGATCGTTCACAGAATTTTGTAGATAATTCGTATGTGAAAATTAAGAATATTATAATGGGATATACTTTCCCTCAGAAATTGATCTCCAAACTCAATATTACTAATTTGAGAATATATGCTAATATTATCAATCCATTTACTTTTACTAACTATAAAGGTTTTGATCCTGAATGGGCTGGTGCATCGGTGGGAGATGGTACAGGTGGCGTTAGCTCCAGAACTTATCAGATTGGTGTAAACTTAAAATTCTAATAAAGAAAGATTATGAAAAAGATATATTTTATTGTAACATTAGCTTTGATGATTCTTGCAAGTTGCTCCGGCTTTCTTGATCAAGATAATAGATCCAATGTTCCGTCGTCTCAGTTCTATCAAACTACAACCGGATTTGCCAGCCTGACGAATAGTGCATATTCTACTTTGCGTAAGTTATATAACATGCAGCCACAATTATTTGTAGCGGGTACGGATTTGTATGCCGACGGAAAAAGCCAGGGAGTTGTTATGGGGCAATATACATTTACTGCGGATGAAGGTATCATAAAAGATTTCTATGCTAACTGCTTCAAAGGTATTCAGCTGGCTAACAGTGTTATTGCTTATGGTGAAACGACTGCCGAATCGAGTGTGCGTTTACAATATATTGATGAGGCTCGTTTTCTACGTGCTTGGTATTATTTTCAGTTAGTTCAACAATTTGGTCCTGTTGCAGTGAACACCAAGATGTTTGATTCCGCAAAGATGAGCCATGAACGGAGTAGTTTAGCGGATGTCTACAAATTTATTATTGATGAGTTTACTTATCTATTATCTCCTGAATCTAAGCTATTAGAGCGTTCAGATTCTGGTACCGGACGTGCCAATAAAAGAGCAGCAGCTTTTTATCTGTCAAAAGTTTATCTGACTCGAGGATGGCTGAATGGTGCTGATTATGAAGCTCAGGAGGAAACTGTTGCGCAGACGAGTGATTTTGAGAATGCTTCTAAATATGCTTTGGAAGCTATTGATAGTGAAACACCTTCTATGTCCATAGAAAATGCTTTCGACTTTAGTAATGAAGAAAATAATGAAATATTCTGGAGCATCCAATTTAGTTCAGCTTCTGTAGAGAATCCGGTAAGTGACGGCTCTTATCAACAAGCACAGTTTGGTTCTTATCTGGGAGGTTCGGAAAAGCCTAGAAATAAAGCTATTGATGGCTCTTTTGCTCCTTCTTTACGCTTGCAACAGCTATATGCTCGTGGCGATGCACGTTTGGAACAGACTTTTATGTTGGAGTTTCATCAAGCCTATTTTGATTATTATTCGGCTCCTACAACTTCACCTATTATTTATTATTATGCTCCTTCTTGGGCTACCGATGCAGACATTGCAGCATGGAGAGCTAATGATCCGTATGGCATTAAAACAAATACATTGGTTAGTAAAACGATTCTAAACGGTGGTATTGCTCCTTCAAATGGTAGCCCTGCTACTTATAAAGATCGCCGTTCTCAGGATTATGGTACTGCTTGTATTAAGAAGTTTGATGACTATTCGGATGCTTCTATTTCTAATCGTAACTCTACATGTAGCATGCACGATGTTGTTGTTGCTCGTCTGGGTGAAGCTTATCTTATTGCGGCTGAGGCTTATCTTAAAATGGGTAAAACCGGAGAGGCTGCTCAAATGATTAATAATCTTCGTAAACGACCAGGCACAATCAGAGAAGGATACCAAACGGAAATGACTGTTTCTGCTAATGATGTTGATATTGATTTCATTTTAGACGAACGTGCTAGAGAGTTAGCAGGGGAATATGTTCGCTGGACTGATTTAAAGCGCACGCATAAACTAGTTGAATACGTAACTCTGTATAATGAAGATGGTGTCCTTGAATCTGCTATGAAAGGACCGGATGGCAAATACAAAACTCTTCGTCCTATTCCTCAGGCTGCTATTGATTTGAACCAAGCTCATGTAGAGCAAAATCCCGGGTACTAGTTGCTCGTTCGTAAACTAAAATGTGTATTGATGAATAAGTCTTTAATCCTTTTTATTTATTTTATAAATAGTGTATTTATTCTGTTAGCCCAAGGGAGCCCCGGTAAATGGGGCGACCAGGGTAATGGAACTTATATTAACCCGATATTGAATGCGGATTACTCTGATCCGGATGTTATAAGGGTAGGTGATAAATATTACATGGTGGCCTCAGATTTTCATTTTCTGGGCATGCAGGTTTTAGAATCGGAAGACATGGTCAATTGGAGGTTGATATCTCAAATTTATCATCGTTTTGATTTTCCTGGATGGAACGAGAACCAACAGTATGCCGGAGGTTCTTGGGCACCCTCAATCCGCTATCATGATAATAAATTCTGGGTGTTCTTTTGTACTCCCAAAGAGGGGTTGTTTATGTCAACCGCTACTAATCCGGCAGGCCCTTGGAGCGCTTTGCATTTAGTGAAGGGCATTGAAAAATGGGAAGATCCTTGCCCTTTTTGGGATGATGACGGCAAGGCTTATTTAGGGCGAAGTCGTCATGGAGCGGGTCCTATTATTATCCATAAGATGAGTGCTGACGGTACTCGTTTACTTGATGATGGGGTAACGGTATATTCAGGTCCGGTGGCAGAGGGAACTAAGATCTTTAAAAAGGATGGGTATTACTATATCTCTATTCCTGAAGGTGGAGTCGGTACCGGATGGCAAACTGTCCTTCGATCTAAAAGCATATATGGGCCTTATGAAAAGAAAAAGGTTCTGGAACAGGGAAGTACCTCTATTAATGGTCCTCATCAGGGTGCTATTGTGGATACCCCCGATGGGCAATGGTGCTTTTTTCACTTCCAGCATAATGGTTCGCTGGGACGCGTGGTTCATCTGCAACCCATGCATTGGCAAGATGGTTGGCCTGTCATCGGCGTTGACTTAGATCATAATGGGATTGGTGAACCTGTTCCTGTATGGACAAAGCCCGTTCAAAGTTCACAGATCTTTGCTCCACAGACTGATGATGACTTCTCAGCGAAAACTCTCTCTTTACAGTGGCAATTTAATCACAATCCGGTTGATAGAGCTTGGTCGTTATCTTCGCCTGCGGGAAGTCTTACTTTACAGGCGTTGAAAGCTTCTTCTTTTCGTCTGGCTCATAATACGTTAACCCAAAAGGTGATGGGGTAT
This is a stretch of genomic DNA from uncultured Bacteroides sp.. It encodes these proteins:
- a CDS encoding RagB/SusD family nutrient uptake outer membrane protein: MKKIYFIVTLALMILASCSGFLDQDNRSNVPSSQFYQTTTGFASLTNSAYSTLRKLYNMQPQLFVAGTDLYADGKSQGVVMGQYTFTADEGIIKDFYANCFKGIQLANSVIAYGETTAESSVRLQYIDEARFLRAWYYFQLVQQFGPVAVNTKMFDSAKMSHERSSLADVYKFIIDEFTYLLSPESKLLERSDSGTGRANKRAAAFYLSKVYLTRGWLNGADYEAQEETVAQTSDFENASKYALEAIDSETPSMSIENAFDFSNEENNEIFWSIQFSSASVENPVSDGSYQQAQFGSYLGGSEKPRNKAIDGSFAPSLRLQQLYARGDARLEQTFMLEFHQAYFDYYSAPTTSPIIYYYAPSWATDADIAAWRANDPYGIKTNTLVSKTILNGGIAPSNGSPATYKDRRSQDYGTACIKKFDDYSDASISNRNSTCSMHDVVVARLGEAYLIAAEAYLKMGKTGEAAQMINNLRKRPGTIREGYQTEMTVSANDVDIDFILDERARELAGEYVRWTDLKRTHKLVEYVTLYNEDGVLESAMKGPDGKYKTLRPIPQAAIDLNQAHVEQNPGY
- a CDS encoding TonB-dependent receptor — translated: MKRKGKLKVSLPKNKECFPKRAWFIYGLSLGLISLPLSAVAEDAVPNYSIEQSIHQNRKITGTVVDENAEPLIGVSILVKGTSSGVITDFDGNFSLDVPTDATLVISYVGYKKQEIKVGNQQKLSIIMLSDNKLLDEVVVVGYGVVKKSDLTGSVGSVKAENISAKGSTSLMESLQGQVAGVNISQSSSRAGDGFNIQIRGKSSLNGGEPLYVIDGVVCDNMNFLNPMDIEKVDILKDASSTAIYGSRATNGVVMITTKKGDTNASKVSVSYDGYYGVKTTANMPDFMSGDEFLNYRFSRYLVSSMNTSTGLTTWEMTPANFLNFWGGNSPVVKEIYANKNYTDWTDIVTRDGSQQNHFLNIAGNAKNIAYRIGLGYQKEEGILYDGYERWNLKAAIDNKISDKFSVGFSTNMSTSLKKSGSGNSILEGFRMTPTMPCYYWEGEKIGQPIVQPGKDAAIYPNGGGPTSSINPVVDRENSRDDTRAYDAMANLYFQYSPNKELTLKTTFSPMFSKSHRGIFYNSLTQARSGKTNMAENHNDQVFSYTWDTQANYSKTFGDHTLNALALFSVYQQKSEGDYMNVVDMPFDVDWYNLASGTVQSQYSYYNKLSMLSYVARINYGYKGRYMATISSRWDGSSKFQKDNRWGMFPSAALAWRISEEEFMASANKWLSNLKLRTSFGITGNNSGVGPYDTQALANIKYYYNMGSSVANGYGYTMTNSDLTWEKTTELNLGLDFGFFNNRISGSIDVYNKDSKDLLMNMETPFELGSYSGAIVNNVGKVNNKGLEVQLSTINVRNKNWNWETTFSFARNINTIKELNDAEEDLVGNKWFIGHSIDVVYGYKYLGVCTREEAETYAADPKMKTKFYEGEMKILDRDGNGTIDANDKMILGHNAPSWTGSFASNLSYKNLDFSVAVYTSQGGRVYSPFMGEFIDYSQRGMRRLNLDFYIPEGAPILGADGSVDNQDATHYGKYPFPTNGGNGKGGGAYWTSGGSEDRSQNFVDNSYVKIKNIIMGYTFPQKLISKLNITNLRIYANIINPFTFTNYKGFDPEWAGASVGDGTGGVSSRTYQIGVNLKF